In Rahnella aquatilis CIP 78.65 = ATCC 33071, one DNA window encodes the following:
- a CDS encoding Hcp family type VI secretion system effector, with amino-acid sequence MSNPAYLFLTGVEGSPIVGGSLVSGREGAIELKSVTHNMHIPADRNTGKLTGTRIHSPITLQKEFDRTTPLLYRALSEGQTLKSATIKMYHILEAGIEAEYFNIILENVKVTSIAPNLYPGNQTGTHFETIQLRYESITWKYVNGNIIYKDTWNERITA; translated from the coding sequence ATGTCAAATCCAGCATATTTATTTCTAACCGGAGTAGAGGGTTCGCCCATTGTTGGTGGTTCGTTGGTTTCAGGCAGAGAAGGGGCGATAGAGTTAAAATCAGTGACTCATAATATGCATATCCCAGCCGACAGAAACACGGGTAAACTAACAGGGACACGAATACATTCTCCGATCACCTTGCAAAAAGAATTCGATAGGACAACGCCGCTTTTGTATCGCGCACTGAGCGAAGGACAAACGCTGAAGTCTGCTACAATCAAAATGTATCATATTCTTGAGGCGGGAATAGAAGCCGAATACTTCAATATCATTTTGGAAAATGTAAAAGTTACATCCATTGCACCAAATTTATACCCAGGCAACCAGACTGGAACACATTTTGAAACTATCCAACTACGCTATGAAAGCATTACATGGAAGTATGTAAACGGGAATATCATTTATAAAGATACCTGGAATGAACGCATAACCGCCTAA
- the urtE gene encoding urea ABC transporter ATP-binding subunit UrtE produces MLQVNELNQFYGGSHILRGLSFEAKIGEVTCLLGRNGVGKTTLLKCLMGLIPAKSGTIRWQDQVINSRKPHQRVQAGIAYVPQGREIFPRLTVEENLLMGLSRFSGSHAKQVPDEIYHLFPILLEMKHRRGGDLSGGQQQQLAIGRALACKPSLLILDEPTEGIQPSVIKEIGAVIKQLAARGDMAILLVEQFYDFAAELADSYLVMSRGSIVKRGRGDEMEAEGVRGLVAI; encoded by the coding sequence ATGTTGCAGGTAAATGAACTGAATCAGTTTTACGGCGGCAGCCACATTTTGCGCGGCCTGTCTTTTGAGGCAAAAATCGGCGAAGTCACCTGTCTGCTCGGGCGTAATGGCGTGGGAAAAACCACGCTGCTCAAATGCCTGATGGGGCTGATCCCGGCCAAATCCGGCACCATCCGCTGGCAGGATCAGGTGATCAATTCCCGCAAACCGCATCAGCGCGTTCAGGCGGGCATCGCCTATGTCCCGCAGGGTCGCGAAATTTTTCCGCGCCTGACGGTGGAAGAAAATCTGCTGATGGGTCTTTCGCGTTTTTCCGGGAGCCATGCAAAACAGGTGCCGGATGAAATCTATCACCTGTTCCCGATCCTGCTGGAAATGAAACATCGCCGTGGCGGTGATTTGTCAGGCGGCCAGCAACAACAACTGGCCATTGGCCGCGCGCTGGCCTGTAAACCCAGCCTGCTGATCCTCGACGAACCGACCGAAGGCATTCAGCCGTCGGTGATCAAAGAAATCGGCGCGGTGATTAAACAGCTCGCCGCCCGGGGCGACATGGCAATTCTGCTGGTCGAACAATTCTACGATTTCGCCGCCGAACTCGCCGACAGCTATCTGGTGATGTCACGCGGCAGTATTGTTAAACGCGGCCGTGGCGACGAAATGGAAGCCGAAGGCGTGCGGGGGCTGGTGGCGATTTAG
- the urtB gene encoding urea ABC transporter permease subunit UrtB, which yields MRILIRSLLFLLCCLPLLAEAGAANDFAAASRSQQATLLQQWAADPQPERLPLLEALKQENVVTDEAKHAFTQNGDQLTPLEGDVKPQGEVKKVWLNNRLRILIANALSAHRLVSTDSAVRLQAAKSLQREAQADQLPLLTHRLEQEKDSTVHDALSIALANLQLADTRPQVRLKAVELLGTSGDPDTQGRLQSLTDPKTEPDATVRNAALASLKAVQHRLMMGDLLGQAFTGLSLGSILLLAALGLAITYGLLGVINMAHGEMLMLGSYSTYMVQSLFQHYAPGLLALYPLVALPVAFFITAGTGMALERTVIRHLYGRPLETLLATWGISLILIQGVRVLFGAQNVEVANPGWLSGGIQLLPNLVLPYNRIAVIIFVLLVLGLTWLLLNKTRLGMNVRAVTQNRAMAACCGVPTGRVDMLAFGLGSGIAGLGGVALSQLSNVGPELGQGYIIDSFLVVVLGGVGQLAGTVVAAFGLGIVNKILEPEIGAVLGKILILALIILFIQKRPQGLFAFKGRVID from the coding sequence ATGAGAATCCTCATCCGATCACTGCTTTTCCTGCTTTGTTGCCTTCCGTTGCTGGCCGAAGCGGGGGCGGCGAATGACTTTGCTGCCGCCAGCCGCAGCCAGCAGGCCACGTTATTACAACAATGGGCGGCGGATCCACAGCCGGAAAGGCTGCCGCTGCTCGAAGCACTGAAGCAGGAAAACGTCGTCACCGACGAAGCGAAGCACGCGTTCACCCAGAATGGCGATCAGCTGACGCCGCTGGAAGGCGATGTGAAACCGCAGGGCGAAGTCAAAAAAGTCTGGCTGAACAACCGCCTGCGTATCCTGATTGCCAATGCGCTTTCCGCACACCGTCTGGTGAGCACCGACAGCGCCGTCCGTTTGCAGGCCGCCAAATCTCTGCAACGCGAAGCGCAGGCCGATCAGTTGCCGCTGCTGACCCATCGCCTTGAACAGGAAAAGGACAGCACGGTGCACGACGCCCTTTCCATCGCGCTGGCGAATTTACAGCTGGCCGATACCCGTCCGCAGGTGCGCCTGAAAGCCGTTGAACTGCTCGGCACGTCGGGCGATCCCGATACGCAGGGCCGTCTGCAAAGCCTGACGGATCCGAAAACCGAACCTGACGCTACGGTGCGCAACGCCGCGCTCGCCAGCCTGAAAGCGGTGCAGCATCGCCTGATGATGGGCGATCTGCTCGGTCAGGCATTTACCGGTTTGTCGCTCGGCTCGATTCTGCTGCTGGCCGCGCTCGGTCTGGCAATCACTTACGGTTTACTGGGCGTGATTAACATGGCGCACGGCGAGATGTTAATGCTCGGTTCCTATTCGACGTATATGGTGCAGTCGCTGTTTCAGCACTACGCGCCGGGGTTGCTGGCGCTGTATCCGCTGGTCGCGCTGCCGGTGGCCTTTTTCATTACCGCCGGAACAGGCATGGCGCTGGAGCGCACGGTGATCCGCCATTTATACGGACGTCCGCTGGAAACCCTGCTGGCGACCTGGGGCATCAGCCTGATCCTGATCCAGGGCGTGCGCGTGCTGTTTGGCGCGCAGAACGTTGAAGTGGCGAACCCCGGCTGGCTCTCCGGCGGCATTCAGCTGTTGCCGAATCTGGTGCTGCCGTACAACCGCATCGCGGTAATCATCTTCGTATTGCTGGTGCTCGGCCTGACCTGGCTGCTGCTCAATAAAACGCGCCTTGGCATGAACGTGCGTGCCGTGACGCAAAACCGCGCGATGGCGGCCTGTTGCGGCGTGCCGACCGGTCGCGTCGATATGCTGGCGTTCGGCCTCGGTTCCGGCATTGCCGGTCTGGGCGGCGTCGCGCTGTCGCAGCTAAGCAATGTCGGACCGGAACTCGGTCAGGGTTACATCATCGACTCCTTCCTGGTGGTGGTGCTCGGCGGCGTCGGACAACTGGCGGGCACCGTCGTGGCGGCCTTTGGTCTGGGCATTGTAAACAAAATTCTTGAGCCGGAAATCGGCGCGGTACTGGGGAAAATCCTGATCCTCGCGCTGATAATCCTGTTTATCCAGAAACGTCCGCAGGGACTCTTCGCCTTTAAAGGCAGGGTGATTGACTGA
- a CDS encoding LysE family translocator: MTVTESLLSYALAAGILTLTPGLDTALVLRTAASQGSKKALSTAFGISSGCLVWGAMVALGLGAVLAASEIAFNVLKWIGAAYLAWLGLQMLFKPRSKMNMDAPESRHKALRIGNSPFVKGLFGNVLNPKVGVFYVSFLPQFVATGYPVGPYIFGLAAMHAVIGTLWSVTMISATRPLSRWLRRPAVVRTLDRLTGTVFIAFAVRLATTKR, translated from the coding sequence ATGACCGTCACCGAATCCCTGCTTTCTTACGCGCTTGCCGCCGGCATTTTAACGCTTACACCCGGTCTCGATACCGCACTGGTTTTGCGCACTGCTGCCAGTCAGGGCAGTAAAAAGGCGCTGTCCACCGCTTTTGGCATCAGCTCCGGCTGTCTGGTCTGGGGCGCGATGGTGGCACTTGGCCTCGGTGCCGTGCTGGCGGCCTCTGAAATCGCATTCAATGTCCTCAAATGGATTGGTGCCGCGTATCTGGCCTGGCTCGGTCTGCAGATGTTGTTCAAACCGCGCAGCAAAATGAACATGGATGCGCCGGAAAGCCGTCACAAAGCCTTGCGTATCGGAAACTCGCCGTTCGTCAAAGGCCTTTTTGGTAATGTGCTTAACCCGAAAGTCGGCGTATTTTATGTCTCTTTCCTGCCGCAGTTCGTTGCCACCGGCTATCCGGTCGGGCCATATATTTTCGGCCTCGCCGCCATGCATGCGGTGATCGGGACGTTATGGTCGGTCACCATGATTTCGGCCACCCGCCCGCTGTCGCGCTGGTTGCGCCGTCCGGCAGTGGTCAGAACGCTGGATCGCCTTACCGGCACCGTGTTTATCGCTTTTGCAGTTCGCCTCGCTACGACAAAACGTTAA
- the urtD gene encoding urea ABC transporter ATP-binding protein UrtD, which produces MTMTEDLFTQPQLADRHREQTDPILQLENINVSFDGFKALTNLSLNISVGELRCVIGPNGAGKTTLMDVITGKTKPQSGRVFYDQRTDLTKLDPVQIAQSGIGRKFQKPTVFEALTVFENLEIAQKTNKSVWACLRAKMNSEQRDRIDEMLGTLRLAAERHRPAGLLSHGQKQFLEIGMLLVQEPHLLLLDEPAAGMTDAETEYTAELFKQLAGRHSLMVVEHDMGFVETIADHVTVLHQGQVLAEGSLRDVQANEQVIDVYLGR; this is translated from the coding sequence ATGACCATGACCGAAGACCTGTTTACCCAGCCGCAACTGGCGGACAGGCACCGTGAACAAACCGATCCGATTTTGCAGCTGGAAAATATCAACGTCAGCTTTGACGGGTTTAAGGCGCTGACCAATTTATCGCTGAATATCAGCGTTGGCGAATTACGCTGTGTGATCGGCCCGAACGGCGCGGGAAAAACCACACTAATGGATGTCATCACCGGCAAAACCAAACCGCAAAGCGGCCGTGTTTTTTACGATCAGCGTACCGATCTGACGAAGCTGGATCCGGTACAGATTGCGCAGTCCGGCATCGGGCGGAAATTTCAGAAACCGACCGTATTTGAAGCCCTGACCGTGTTTGAAAATCTGGAAATCGCGCAGAAAACCAATAAGTCGGTGTGGGCCTGTCTGCGCGCCAAAATGAACAGCGAGCAGCGTGACCGCATTGATGAAATGCTCGGCACGCTGCGCCTTGCCGCCGAACGGCATCGCCCTGCGGGCCTGCTTTCGCACGGTCAGAAACAGTTTCTGGAAATCGGCATGCTGCTGGTGCAGGAGCCGCATTTATTACTGCTCGACGAACCGGCAGCGGGCATGACCGATGCCGAAACCGAATACACCGCCGAGCTGTTTAAACAACTGGCTGGCAGGCATTCGCTGATGGTGGTCGAGCACGATATGGGCTTTGTGGAAACCATCGCTGACCATGTCACCGTACTGCATCAGGGGCAGGTTCTGGCCGAAGGTTCACTGCGTGACGTGCAGGCCAACGAGCAGGTTATCGACGTGTATTTAGGGCGCTGA
- the yfcF gene encoding glutathione transferase — MSQPSLILYSDANFFSPYVMSAFVALTEKGIPFELEKVDLANAENLKENYSAISVTRRVPTLTNGDFVLSESSAIDEYVEELFPAPTFPAIYPADPENRAKAREVQAWLRSDLMPIREERSTEVVFAGAKRPALSANGQQAAEKLYAAAAFLLGDKEHLFGEWCIADVDLALMINRLHLNGDPVPEKLAAYADAQWQRPSVKEWLALSA; from the coding sequence ATGAGCCAGCCTTCGCTGATTTTGTATTCCGACGCCAATTTTTTCAGTCCTTACGTGATGTCGGCTTTTGTCGCGTTAACCGAAAAAGGCATTCCCTTTGAACTGGAAAAGGTAGATCTGGCTAACGCGGAAAACCTGAAGGAAAATTATTCGGCGATTTCCGTCACCCGCCGCGTACCGACATTAACCAACGGCGATTTTGTCTTATCCGAATCTTCTGCGATTGATGAATATGTCGAAGAGTTATTTCCGGCGCCTACGTTCCCGGCGATTTACCCGGCTGACCCTGAAAACCGTGCCAAGGCCCGTGAAGTACAGGCATGGTTGCGCAGTGATCTGATGCCCATTCGCGAAGAGCGCTCAACTGAAGTGGTGTTTGCAGGTGCGAAACGTCCGGCGCTCAGTGCAAACGGACAGCAGGCGGCTGAAAAACTGTATGCCGCCGCAGCGTTTTTGCTGGGCGACAAAGAACATTTATTTGGCGAATGGTGTATTGCGGACGTGGATCTGGCGCTGATGATTAACCGTCTGCATCTGAACGGTGATCCGGTACCGGAAAAACTGGCCGCGTATGCAGATGCGCAATGGCAGCGGCCATCGGTTAAGGAATGGCTGGCGCTTTCAGCTTAA
- a CDS encoding type II toxin-antitoxin system Phd/YefM family antitoxin: protein MKSLSANEVKTQFGDVLLRVQREPVQINRNGKPVAVMLSIEDYQMLEEIKMRLLKEKVARAEADIAHGDVMDGETFFAQLMSGKRD, encoded by the coding sequence ATGAAGTCACTAAGCGCTAATGAAGTCAAAACTCAATTTGGTGATGTTCTTTTGAGAGTCCAGCGGGAACCTGTGCAAATCAATCGGAACGGCAAACCCGTCGCCGTGATGCTCTCTATCGAAGACTATCAGATGCTTGAAGAAATTAAGATGCGGCTTCTTAAAGAAAAAGTGGCACGTGCCGAAGCGGATATTGCCCACGGAGACGTCATGGATGGCGAAACCTTTTTCGCTCAGTTGATGAGTGGAAAACGGGACTAA
- a CDS encoding GNAT family N-acetyltransferase, whose amino-acid sequence MMTVLVPMSTAFYAEFAEQLARDYAEENVTAGLWQADTALERARSSTQSALPQGIDTPDHYLYEIRAQEHSETAGYLWFANIERYGVRSAFVYELTVYPQFRRQGHAAAAFRLMEERLRALGSVAIELNVFASNPGAQALYASLGYVTTKMNMRKPL is encoded by the coding sequence ATGATGACCGTTTTAGTGCCCATGAGTACCGCATTTTATGCAGAATTCGCCGAACAGCTGGCGAGAGACTATGCCGAAGAGAACGTGACCGCGGGTCTGTGGCAAGCGGATACCGCGCTGGAACGCGCACGCAGTTCCACGCAAAGCGCACTGCCGCAAGGCATTGATACGCCTGACCATTATCTTTATGAGATCCGTGCGCAAGAACACAGCGAAACCGCAGGCTATCTGTGGTTCGCCAACATTGAACGCTACGGCGTGCGCAGCGCGTTTGTGTATGAACTGACAGTGTACCCGCAATTTCGCCGTCAGGGACATGCCGCGGCGGCATTCCGTCTGATGGAAGAACGCCTGCGCGCCCTCGGTAGCGTGGCGATTGAACTGAATGTGTTTGCCAGCAATCCCGGTGCACAGGCGCTGTACGCCAGCCTCGGTTACGTCACCACCAAAATGAACATGCGCAAACCGCTCTAG
- the urtC gene encoding urea ABC transporter permease subunit UrtC, producing MSQPLTITGVQKAPKIAISVGTLVLIILIVMPFLALLPATNPLAISTYTLTLIGKILCYAIVAIALDLVWGYAGLLSLGHGLFFALGGYAMGMYLMRQAAGSGLPDFMSFLSWTELPWFWAGTQHFAWALCLIVLVPGALAFVFGYFAFRSKIKGVYFSIMTQALTYAGMLLFFRNETGFGGNNGFTGFTTLLGFPVTATGTRVGLFLATVLVLVASLALGFALARSKYGRVLTAVRDAENRLIFCGYDPKGFKLFVWTISAMLCGLAGALYVPQVGIINPSEMSPTNSIEAAIWVALGGRGTLIGPIIGAGIVNGAKSWFTVAIPEYWQFVLGGMFILVTLFLPQGVIGLLRKRKS from the coding sequence ATGAGCCAGCCTCTGACGATTACCGGCGTACAAAAAGCGCCGAAGATTGCGATTTCGGTGGGCACACTGGTGCTCATCATCCTGATTGTGATGCCGTTTCTGGCGCTGTTACCCGCCACAAATCCGCTGGCGATCTCCACCTACACGCTGACGCTGATCGGTAAGATCCTCTGCTACGCGATCGTGGCGATCGCGCTCGATCTGGTGTGGGGCTACGCCGGTTTGCTGTCGCTCGGCCACGGGCTGTTTTTCGCCCTCGGCGGTTATGCGATGGGCATGTATTTAATGCGGCAGGCCGCAGGCAGCGGGTTGCCGGATTTTATGTCGTTTCTGTCGTGGACCGAGCTGCCGTGGTTCTGGGCGGGTACACAGCATTTTGCCTGGGCGCTGTGTCTGATTGTGCTGGTGCCCGGCGCGCTGGCGTTTGTTTTCGGCTATTTCGCCTTCCGCTCAAAAATCAAAGGCGTCTATTTTTCTATCATGACGCAGGCGCTGACTTACGCCGGTATGTTGCTGTTTTTCCGCAATGAAACCGGCTTCGGTGGCAATAACGGTTTCACCGGTTTCACCACCCTGCTCGGCTTTCCGGTCACCGCCACCGGCACCCGCGTGGGATTGTTTTTAGCCACGGTTCTGGTGCTGGTTGCCAGTCTGGCGCTCGGCTTTGCGCTGGCGCGCAGTAAATATGGCCGCGTGCTGACTGCCGTGCGCGACGCTGAAAACCGGCTGATTTTCTGCGGCTACGATCCGAAAGGCTTCAAGCTGTTCGTCTGGACGATTTCCGCCATGCTGTGCGGCCTGGCGGGCGCGTTGTACGTGCCGCAGGTCGGGATTATCAACCCGAGCGAAATGTCGCCAACCAACTCCATCGAAGCCGCCATCTGGGTGGCACTCGGCGGGCGCGGCACGCTGATCGGCCCGATTATTGGCGCAGGCATCGTCAACGGCGCGAAAAGCTGGTTCACCGTCGCTATTCCTGAATACTGGCAATTTGTGCTCGGCGGCATGTTTATTCTGGTGACGCTGTTCCTGCCGCAAGGCGTGATTGGCCTGCTGCGCAAGAGGAAATCCTGA
- a CDS encoding GlsB/YeaQ/YmgE family stress response membrane protein, giving the protein MGILSWIIFGLIAGILAKWIMPGKDGGGFILTIVLGVVGAVVGGYISTFFGFGRVDGFNFGSFVVAVIGAIVVLFIYRKIRN; this is encoded by the coding sequence ATGGGAATTTTATCCTGGATTATCTTTGGTCTGATCGCAGGTATTCTGGCTAAGTGGATCATGCCGGGCAAAGATGGTGGCGGATTCATTCTGACCATCGTTCTGGGTGTTGTCGGTGCCGTTGTGGGTGGCTACATCAGTACTTTCTTCGGCTTTGGTCGCGTGGACGGATTCAACTTCGGCAGCTTCGTTGTCGCGGTGATCGGTGCGATCGTCGTACTGTTTATTTATCGCAAAATCAGAAACTAA
- a CDS encoding type II toxin-antitoxin system RelE/ParE family toxin: MSRYKIAREAQDDLFDIQRYSQAHWGKAQSDKYLSELSDLFSLLATHPDMGRPVSFHKDLFRFPHQHHVAYFLTTPAGLIFIAIMHKSRSPADTLSMRLHEPEASYQVMLQD, translated from the coding sequence ATGAGTCGCTATAAAATTGCCAGGGAGGCACAGGATGATTTATTTGATATTCAGCGTTATTCCCAAGCACACTGGGGAAAAGCTCAATCCGATAAGTACCTTTCTGAATTGTCAGACCTTTTTTCTCTGCTGGCGACTCACCCGGATATGGGAAGGCCAGTATCGTTCCATAAAGATCTCTTCCGGTTTCCCCATCAGCACCATGTGGCGTACTTTTTAACCACTCCTGCCGGGCTCATATTTATTGCAATCATGCATAAGAGCCGATCTCCTGCTGATACTCTTTCCATGAGATTGCATGAGCCTGAAGCCAGTTATCAGGTTATGCTTCAGGATTAA
- a CDS encoding GNAT family N-acetyltransferase → MKTRLSHAPTESDLEEIKTALRDFNRNFIPKPTFRELGIFVEDESGKKLAGIVAETVGHWMYIKMLWVDESLRGKDVGTQLITEAEEEAKARGCRYSLVDTFSFQARPFYERMGYSMQMALEDYIPDSRAPDDAPSTHTRFFLTKTLS, encoded by the coding sequence ATGAAGACTCGTCTCAGCCATGCCCCGACCGAAAGCGATCTCGAGGAGATCAAAACGGCACTGCGGGATTTCAACAGAAACTTTATCCCGAAACCGACATTCCGCGAGTTAGGTATTTTTGTGGAAGATGAAAGTGGCAAGAAACTGGCGGGTATCGTGGCGGAAACCGTCGGCCACTGGATGTACATAAAAATGCTGTGGGTCGATGAATCGCTGCGTGGCAAAGATGTCGGCACGCAGCTGATTACAGAAGCGGAAGAAGAAGCCAAAGCACGGGGTTGCCGTTACTCGCTGGTTGATACGTTCAGTTTTCAGGCGCGGCCTTTCTATGAACGTATGGGCTATAGCATGCAAATGGCGCTGGAGGATTATATCCCTGACTCCCGTGCACCGGACGATGCGCCCTCAACGCATACCCGTTTTTTTCTGACGAAAACGTTAAGCTGA
- the bhsA gene encoding multiple stress resistance protein BhsA has protein sequence MKNVKIFAVAATLSLISFGSFAAQQINQPTSDMQKIGVISAANSTSISGLEAKLSQQAQEAGASSYRIISVTGNNKLHADAEIYK, from the coding sequence ATGAAAAACGTCAAAATTTTTGCTGTAGCTGCCACCCTTTCCCTGATTTCTTTCGGTAGCTTCGCGGCTCAGCAGATTAATCAGCCAACAAGTGACATGCAGAAAATTGGAGTGATTTCCGCCGCCAACTCCACTTCTATCAGTGGCCTGGAAGCGAAACTTTCTCAACAAGCGCAAGAAGCCGGTGCCTCTTCTTACCGCATCATCTCCGTGACCGGTAACAACAAACTGCACGCTGACGCTGAAATCTACAAATAA